Proteins encoded by one window of Desulfovibrio ferrophilus:
- the hypE gene encoding hydrogenase expression/formation protein HypE has protein sequence MDDKRILLDYGSGGKASQRLISELFMHHFDNPMLTQMDDAAFLNIQGPLSMSTDTFTVDPIFFPGGNIGSLAVHGTVNDVAMLGAKPLYLSCAYIIEEGLEFSVLEEIVISMAKAAKEAGVAIVTGDTKVVPKGTVDKIFINTTGVGQMIVEDYPSGSKARPGDAVIISGTMGDHGLTILAQREGLTFDTPVESDCASLNGLTQRLIEEVGDIHVLRDPTRGGLATTLNEIAGQSGVGIDVEEDAIPVNDGVRSGCSFLGMDPLYLANEGKLICILPGDKADKALELLRSEPLGTGAVCIGTVTEDNAGKVILVTPLGGRRMLNMLEGEQLPRIC, from the coding sequence ATGGACGATAAGCGGATTCTTCTGGACTATGGCAGCGGCGGCAAGGCCTCGCAACGACTCATCAGCGAACTGTTCATGCACCATTTCGACAATCCCATGCTGACCCAGATGGATGATGCCGCCTTTCTGAATATTCAGGGGCCGCTGTCCATGAGCACCGACACCTTCACTGTGGACCCCATTTTCTTCCCTGGCGGCAACATCGGCTCCTTGGCTGTGCACGGCACGGTCAATGACGTAGCCATGCTTGGTGCCAAGCCGTTGTATCTTTCCTGTGCCTATATCATCGAGGAAGGCCTGGAATTCAGCGTGCTGGAAGAGATCGTGATTTCCATGGCCAAGGCCGCCAAGGAAGCTGGCGTCGCCATTGTCACGGGCGACACCAAGGTTGTGCCTAAGGGCACGGTGGACAAGATTTTTATCAACACCACAGGTGTTGGGCAGATGATCGTTGAGGATTACCCGAGCGGCTCCAAAGCCCGCCCCGGCGACGCGGTGATCATCTCCGGCACCATGGGTGACCATGGTCTGACCATTCTGGCCCAGCGCGAAGGCTTGACCTTTGATACTCCGGTGGAGAGTGACTGCGCCTCCCTGAACGGTCTGACTCAGCGTCTGATCGAGGAAGTGGGTGACATCCATGTGCTGCGCGACCCCACCCGGGGCGGTCTTGCCACGACCCTGAATGAGATTGCCGGACAGTCGGGCGTTGGCATCGATGTGGAAGAGGATGCCATCCCCGTAAATGATGGTGTGCGCTCCGGTTGCTCGTTCCTGGGCATGGACCCGCTGTATCTTGCCAACGAAGGGAAATTGATTTGCATCCTGCCCGGTGACAAGGCCGACAAGGCCCTGGAACTGCTGCGTAGTGAGCCTCTGGGGACTGGCGCTGTGTGCATCGGTACCGTGACCGAGGACAATGCAGGCAAGGTCATCCTGGTGACGCCTCTTGGTGGTCGCCGGATGCTGAACATGCTGGAAGGCGAGCAACTGCCGCGTATCTGCTAG